In Apus apus isolate bApuApu2 unplaced genomic scaffold, bApuApu2.pri.cur manual_scaffold_49_ctg1, whole genome shotgun sequence, one DNA window encodes the following:
- the LOC127396280 gene encoding LOW QUALITY PROTEIN: histone acetyltransferase KAT7-like (The sequence of the model RefSeq protein was modified relative to this genomic sequence to represent the inferred CDS: inserted 1 base in 1 codon; substituted 1 base at 1 genomic stop codon) translates to MAAKSPVILLLQEHRQTYGNTREPLLENLTSEYDLELFRRAQARASEDVEQLRLQGQITEGSNMIKTIAFGRSELDTWYHSPYPEEYARLGRLYMCEFCLKYRKSQTILRRHMAKCVWKHPPGDEIYRKGSISVFEVDGQKNKIYCQNLCLLAKLFLDHKTLYYDVEPFLFYVMTEADNTGCHLIGYFCKNNSFLSYNVSCILTMPQYMRQGYGKMLIDFSYLLSKVEEKVGSPEHPLSDLGLISYRSYWKEVLLRYLHKFCVHPFQRSCLKLGEISQETAVHPVDIVSTLQALQMLKYWKGKHLVLKRQXRIWCTDFPFLTCGITLLGVSGFLGDNXINIPIVLLLMPALYWANG, encoded by the exons ATGGCAGCAAAATCTCCTGTTATTTTAttgctccaggagcacagaCAAACCTATGGCAACACTAGGGAACCTCTCCTGGAAAACCTGACCAGTGAGTATGACTTGGAGCTTTTCCGGAGAGCACAAGCACGGGCATCTGAGGACGTG GAACAGCTGCGGCTCCAGGGCCAGAtcacagaaggcagcaacaTGATTAAAACCATCGCGTTTGGCCGCTCCGAGCTGGACACCTGGTACCACTCCCCCTACCCAGAGGAGTATGCTCGCCTGGGCCGTCTCTACATGTGTGAATTCTGCCTCAAGTACAGGAAGAGCCAGACAATACTTCGCAGGCACAtg GCAAAATGTGTTTGGAAACACCCACCGGGTGATGAAATCTACCGGAAAGGCTCCATCTCAGTGTTTGAAGTGGATGGGCAGAAGAACAAG ATCTACTGTCAAAACCTGTGTCTGCTGGCAAAACTTTTCTTGGACCATAAAACACTGTATTATGATGTTGAACCCTTCCTCTTCTATGTCATGACAGAAGCTGACAACACTGGCTGTCACCTGATAGGTTATTTCTGCAAG AATAATTCTTTTCTCAGCTACAATGTTTCTTGTATCCTGACAATGCCCCAGTACATGAGGCAAGGTTATGGCAAGATGctcattgacttca gctatttgctttctaaagtagaagaaaaagttgGCTCTCCAGAACATCCTCTGTCTGATTTAGGGCTCATCAGCTACAGGAGCTACTGGAAGGAAGTTCTTCTTCGTTACCTGCATAAATTTTGTGTGCATCCCTTCCAAAGGAGTTGCCTGAAACTTGGAG AAATCAGCCAGGAGACTGCAGTGCATCCTGTTGACATTGTTAGCACCTTGCAGGCACTTCAGATGCTCAAGtactggaagggaaaacaccTGGTCCTGAAAAGACAG TGAAGAATATGGTGCACtgactttccttttctcacGTGTGGAATAACTTTGCTCGGTGTAAGTGGCTTTTTAGGGGACA GGATCAATATTCCCATTGTGCTCCTCCTCATGCCTGCCCTTTATTGGGCAAATGGTTGA